From the genome of Patescibacteria group bacterium, one region includes:
- a CDS encoding AbrB/MazE/SpoVT family DNA-binding domain-containing protein produces the protein MRRKLKDNEVRKIYAHGNSLGVTLPREVLDLLKWRKGQKLVLKKYGEGIMISDWKK, from the coding sequence ATGCGTAGAAAACTTAAAGACAATGAGGTTAGAAAAATTTATGCTCATGGCAATAGCCTAGGTGTGACCCTGCCTAGAGAGGTGCTCGATTTGCTTAAATGGAGAAAAGGTCAGAAGTTGGTTTTGAAAAAATACGGGGAGGGGATTATGATTAGTGATTGGAAAAAATAA